CGATCATCGCCAGCGTCGCGCGCGAGGTGGGAGCGCTCACGGTGGGCGTGGTCACCAAACCCTTCATCTTCGAAGGCAAGCGCCGCATGCAACAGGCGGAAGAAGGCATCCGGGAGCTCAAGGACAAGGTGGATACCCTCGTGGTCATCCCCAACCAGCGTCTGCTCAGCATCGCCGGCAAGTCCACCACGCTGCTGGAGACCTTCAAGGTGGCCGACGGCGTGGTGACCCAGGCGGTCCGGGGCATCGCCGACCTGATCGTGACGCCGGGGCTCATCAACCTGGACTTCGCCGACGTGCGCACGGTCATGAGGGAGATGGGATTCGCACTCATGGGGGCGGCTTCGGCCACCGGCGAGAACCGCGCCCTCGAGGCGGCGCAACAGGCGATCTCGAGCCCGTTGCTGGAGGACGTGTCCATCAACGGCGCGCGCGGCGTGCTGATCAACGTCACCGGCGGCGCCGACATGAGCCTGTTCGAGGTCAACGAGGCGGCCACCCTGATCCAGGGCGAAGCCCACGACGACGCCACCATCATCTTCGGCGCGGTCATTGATGAAACCATCGAGGACGAGCTGCGCATCACGGTCATCGCCACGGGTTTCGGCGACGAAGGAACGCGCGCGCCGCAGCCGGCGACCGTGGACAAGAAGGAGGCGCCGCAGCAAAAGCAGGGATCCCTGGGTCTGGGCGTGCGGGATGCCCGGGACAAGAAGATCGTGCATCTCGGCACCCTGGTGGACGACGAGTACGGCGGTCCGAACTGGCAGCGTGGCGAGGAAAAGGAGTCGAGCGCTCCTCAGCCCATCGATCTCGAAGAGAAGGACGTGGCCGAGGACGACTTCGACATCCCGACGTTTCTGCGCAAACGGATGGATTAGGGTTCGGGGGGCATCGCGTCCCCCCGCGTCTCGGCGACGCGGCGCCGCAACAGGAGCGGCAGGTTTCCCCACACTCCGAAGATCAGGTCGGTCATGGTGCGGCCGGGGCCGCCGGGTGCGCCGTGTCCGGCTACCCTTGACCCTCCTTCCATGGGTACTATATTTGAGCAAGGAGCAAAGACAATCGACCTCCGGATGAAGAAACGGCCGCCGAAAGAACCGACATGTCCGTAAGAACCATCGAGTGGCGCGACGGAGAACTGCTGCTCATCGACCAGAGGCGCCTGCCCCGGAAGGAGGTCTACCGGGTTTGCCGCAACTACCGCCAGGTGGCCCAGGCCATCCGCAACATGGTCGTGCGCGGCG
This is a stretch of genomic DNA from Deltaproteobacteria bacterium. It encodes these proteins:
- the ftsZ gene encoding cell division protein FtsZ — encoded protein: MFEMVDPIESGARIKAIGVGGAGGNAVNTMIEEGLKGVDFIVANTDSQALDANKAEIKVQIGDSMTKGLGAGANPEVGRRAAMEDRERIREFLTGADMIFITAGMGGGTGTGGAPIIASVAREVGALTVGVVTKPFIFEGKRRMQQAEEGIRELKDKVDTLVVIPNQRLLSIAGKSTTLLETFKVADGVVTQAVRGIADLIVTPGLINLDFADVRTVMREMGFALMGAASATGENRALEAAQQAISSPLLEDVSINGARGVLINVTGGADMSLFEVNEAATLIQGEAHDDATIIFGAVIDETIEDELRITVIATGFGDEGTRAPQPATVDKKEAPQQKQGSLGLGVRDARDKKIVHLGTLVDDEYGGPNWQRGEEKESSAPQPIDLEEKDVAEDDFDIPTFLRKRMD